One part of the Marinobacterium rhizophilum genome encodes these proteins:
- the mnmG gene encoding tRNA uridine-5-carboxymethylaminomethyl(34) synthesis enzyme MnmG, whose amino-acid sequence MDYPGRFDVIVIGGGHAGTEAALASARMGAKTLLLTHNIETLGQMSCNPAIGGIGKSHLVKEIDALGGAMATATDLGGIQFRVLNSRKGPAVRATRAQADRVLYKAAIRDILENQPNLQIFQQSADDLIMQGDSVRGVVTQTGIRFHATSVILTAGTFLGGLIHIGLQNHSAGRAGDPPSIALADRLRELPLRVDRLKTGTPPRIDARSVDFSVMQEQPGDTPVPVMSFMGKLSQHPRQVSCYITHTNERTHEILRKGLDRSPLYTGVIAGAGPRYCPSVEDKIMRFADKTSHQVFVEPEGLTTHELYPNGISTSLPFDIQLEAVRSIRGFEQAHITRPGYAIEYDFFNPQDLKHSLETKHIQGLFFAGQINGTTGYEEAGAQGLLAGINAANRAFERDAWHPRRDEAYIGVLVDDLITHGTAEPYRMFTSRAEYRLILREDNADLRLTEKGRELGLVDDARWAHFCAKREAIEVEKQRLRDTWVQPGSDVAAVLNAKLKTPLTREYNLADLIKRPELEYLDVASSTGGPVADPQVAEQVEIQFKYAGYIDRQRDEIEQMQRQENTPLPADMDYSAISGLSNELRSKLESVQPASIAQASRIQGMTPAAISLLLVYLKKHRFKSSQEQAAS is encoded by the coding sequence GTGGACTATCCGGGTCGTTTTGACGTGATCGTGATTGGCGGAGGACATGCAGGCACCGAAGCCGCATTGGCTTCTGCACGCATGGGCGCCAAGACCCTGTTGCTAACCCACAATATCGAGACCCTCGGACAGATGTCCTGCAATCCCGCGATCGGCGGCATCGGCAAGAGTCATCTGGTCAAGGAGATCGATGCGCTGGGTGGCGCCATGGCAACGGCAACCGACCTTGGGGGTATCCAGTTCCGGGTCCTCAATTCACGCAAGGGCCCTGCGGTGCGTGCCACCCGTGCCCAGGCAGACCGTGTGCTGTACAAGGCTGCAATCCGGGACATTCTGGAGAACCAGCCCAATCTGCAGATCTTCCAGCAGTCCGCCGATGACCTGATCATGCAGGGCGACAGCGTCCGCGGTGTTGTCACCCAGACGGGCATTCGCTTTCATGCCACCTCGGTCATTCTTACCGCGGGCACCTTTCTCGGTGGCCTGATTCATATCGGCCTGCAGAATCACTCGGCAGGTCGTGCCGGCGACCCGCCCTCCATTGCGCTGGCAGACCGTCTGCGTGAACTGCCGCTGCGCGTTGATCGCCTGAAAACCGGCACACCGCCACGCATCGACGCCCGCTCGGTGGATTTCTCGGTAATGCAGGAACAGCCGGGAGACACGCCGGTACCGGTAATGTCCTTCATGGGCAAGCTGAGCCAGCATCCGCGCCAGGTCAGCTGCTACATCACGCACACCAATGAGCGCACCCATGAAATTCTGCGCAAGGGGCTCGATCGTTCGCCGCTCTACACCGGCGTCATTGCCGGCGCGGGGCCGCGTTACTGCCCGTCGGTGGAAGACAAGATCATGCGCTTTGCCGACAAGACCTCGCACCAGGTGTTTGTCGAGCCCGAAGGCCTGACGACCCATGAGCTGTATCCCAACGGGATTTCCACCAGTCTGCCGTTCGATATTCAGCTCGAAGCCGTGCGTTCCATCCGTGGGTTCGAACAGGCCCATATCACCCGGCCGGGCTACGCCATCGAGTACGATTTCTTCAATCCCCAGGATCTCAAGCACAGCCTGGAGACCAAGCATATTCAGGGGCTGTTCTTTGCCGGCCAGATCAACGGTACCACCGGTTACGAAGAAGCCGGTGCCCAGGGACTGCTGGCGGGCATCAACGCCGCCAACCGCGCCTTTGAGCGTGACGCCTGGCACCCGCGCCGCGACGAAGCCTATATCGGTGTGCTGGTCGATGACCTGATCACCCACGGTACCGCCGAGCCCTATCGCATGTTTACCAGTCGTGCGGAATACCGCCTGATCCTGCGTGAAGACAATGCCGATCTGCGCCTGACCGAAAAAGGCCGCGAGCTCGGCCTGGTCGATGATGCCCGCTGGGCGCATTTCTGCGCCAAGCGCGAAGCCATCGAGGTGGAAAAGCAGCGCCTGCGTGATACCTGGGTGCAGCCCGGCAGCGATGTGGCTGCCGTGCTGAATGCCAAGCTGAAGACACCGCTGACGCGGGAGTACAACCTGGCGGACCTGATCAAGCGGCCGGAACTGGAGTACCTGGATGTCGCCTCCAGTACCGGTGGGCCGGTGGCGGACCCCCAGGTGGCCGAGCAGGTCGAGATTCAGTTCAAGTACGCCGGCTACATCGATCGCCAGCGTGACGAAATCGAACAGATGCAGCGCCAGGAAAACACGCCGCTGCCGGCCGACATGGATTACAGCGCCATCAGTGGCCTGTCCAATGAGCTGCGCTCCAAACTCGAGTCCGTGCAGCCGGCCAGCATTGCCCAGGCCTCGCGCATTCAGGGCATGACGCCGGCGGCCATTTCTCTGCTGCTGGTCTATCTGAAAAAACACCGCTTCAAATCCAGCCAGGAGCAGGCCGCCAGTTAA
- the rsmG gene encoding 16S rRNA (guanine(527)-N(7))-methyltransferase RsmG yields the protein MDAKLKQQLVRQSGAMGIDLTQQQADQLMAYLALLLKWNKAYNLTAVRDPAQMVDRHLIDSLSVLPHIKGPRLIDVGSGPGLPGIPLAICRPDIAVTTLDSNGKKTRFQLQVKAELGLDNLEVINARAESCDRPPFDQVISRAFASLEAMLHWTSHLCREDGVFLAMKGLYPDDELQALPPGVELKSSHPLRVPGSEGARHLLILGRA from the coding sequence ATGGACGCAAAACTCAAGCAACAGCTCGTGCGCCAAAGCGGTGCAATGGGAATCGACCTGACCCAGCAACAGGCAGATCAGCTGATGGCGTACCTCGCGCTGCTGCTGAAATGGAACAAGGCCTACAACCTGACCGCCGTGCGTGACCCGGCACAGATGGTGGACCGGCACCTGATCGACAGTCTCAGTGTGTTGCCCCATATAAAAGGGCCTCGCCTGATTGATGTGGGCAGTGGCCCGGGTCTGCCCGGCATCCCGCTGGCAATCTGCCGGCCCGATATTGCCGTCACCACGCTGGACAGCAACGGCAAGAAGACCCGCTTTCAGCTGCAGGTAAAAGCCGAACTGGGGCTGGACAACCTGGAAGTCATCAATGCCCGCGCCGAAAGCTGTGACCGGCCACCGTTCGATCAGGTGATCTCCCGCGCCTTCGCGTCCCTTGAGGCCATGCTGCACTGGACCTCCCACCTGTGCCGCGAAGATGGTGTTTTTCTTGCAATGAAAGGTCTGTATCCTGATGACGAACTTCAGGCACTGCCGCCTGGGGTTGAACTCAAGTCCAGCCACCCCCTGCGGGTGCCGGGCAGCGAGGGTGCACGTCATCTGTTGATTCTCGGGAGAGCCTGA
- a CDS encoding ParA family protein, protein MAKILTITNQKGGVGKTTTCVNLAASLAATKKRVLMIDLDPQGNATMGSGIDKHTLEKSAYDVLTDQASAADARLTEVPGGYHVIGANGDLTAAEVELLSLPRREFRLKMALLEVMDQYDYILLDNPPSLNLLTVNALACSSGVIIPMQCEYYALEGISALVGTINKINQRLNPELKIEGILRTMFDPRMSLTRDVSNHLVDYFGEQVYRTVIPRNVRLAEAPSHGLPALMYDKSSRGALAYLALAGELIRKTAQEKAAAVAASEAADKEQVQETN, encoded by the coding sequence TTGGCGAAAATCCTCACCATCACGAACCAGAAAGGGGGGGTGGGCAAGACAACCACCTGTGTCAATCTGGCGGCGTCTCTGGCGGCCACCAAGAAGCGCGTGCTGATGATCGATCTGGATCCCCAGGGCAACGCGACCATGGGCAGCGGTATTGACAAGCATACCCTGGAAAAATCCGCCTACGATGTACTCACCGACCAGGCCAGCGCCGCCGATGCGCGCCTGACCGAGGTACCCGGTGGTTACCATGTGATCGGTGCCAATGGCGATCTGACCGCCGCCGAGGTGGAGCTGCTGAGCCTGCCGCGGCGCGAGTTCCGTCTCAAGATGGCGCTGCTCGAAGTCATGGACCAGTACGACTACATCCTGCTCGACAACCCGCCGTCGCTGAACCTGCTGACCGTCAATGCCCTGGCCTGTTCCAGCGGTGTGATCATCCCCATGCAGTGCGAGTATTACGCACTCGAAGGCATCAGCGCGCTGGTCGGCACCATCAACAAGATCAACCAGCGCCTGAATCCCGAGCTGAAGATCGAGGGCATACTGCGCACCATGTTCGATCCGCGCATGAGCCTGACCCGGGATGTCTCCAACCACCTGGTGGATTACTTTGGTGAGCAGGTGTATCGCACCGTGATTCCGCGCAACGTGCGCCTGGCCGAAGCACCGAGCCACGGTCTGCCGGCACTGATGTACGACAAGAGCTCCCGCGGTGCCCTGGCCTACCTGGCACTGGCCGGTGAGCTTATTCGCAAGACGGCGCAGGAAAAGGCGGCCGCCGTGGCCGCCTCTGAAGCGGCCGATAAAGAACAGGTACAGGAAACCAACTGA
- a CDS encoding ParB/RepB/Spo0J family partition protein — translation MAAMKRGLGRGLDALLSTVEQVHEPVAKDAPVALDGYRMLSVDAIQRGRYQPRRDLEPGALEELADSIRAQGIMQPIVVRSVEGQDRFEIIAGERRWRAGQMAGLTEIPVLVREVPDEAAIAMALIENIQRENLNPIEEAVALQRLQQEFELTQQQVAKAVGKSRSTIANLLRLMKLEEEVKKMLDYGDLEMGHARALLALESEAQLEAARDVVARGLTVRQTEALVRKLQAPEVPGKPEPQPDPGLEQLAGELSQRFSVPVSISRNARGNGKITIAYSGEAELDAILKTLK, via the coding sequence ATGGCTGCAATGAAACGGGGCCTGGGCCGCGGGCTGGACGCACTACTGTCCACGGTGGAACAGGTACATGAACCGGTTGCCAAGGATGCGCCCGTGGCGCTGGACGGTTACCGCATGCTGTCGGTCGATGCGATACAGCGCGGTCGTTACCAGCCCAGGCGTGATCTGGAACCCGGTGCCCTGGAAGAGCTGGCCGATTCCATCCGTGCCCAGGGCATCATGCAGCCGATCGTGGTGCGCTCGGTTGAAGGCCAGGATCGCTTCGAGATCATCGCCGGTGAGCGCCGCTGGCGTGCCGGCCAGATGGCGGGCCTGACGGAAATCCCGGTGCTGGTACGCGAAGTACCCGATGAAGCCGCCATTGCCATGGCGCTGATCGAGAACATCCAGCGTGAAAACCTCAACCCCATCGAGGAAGCCGTGGCACTGCAGCGCTTGCAGCAGGAATTCGAACTGACCCAGCAGCAGGTGGCCAAGGCCGTCGGCAAGTCGCGCTCCACCATTGCCAACCTTCTGCGGCTGATGAAGCTGGAAGAAGAGGTCAAGAAGATGCTTGATTACGGCGACCTGGAAATGGGTCATGCCCGTGCGCTGCTGGCACTCGAAAGCGAAGCCCAGCTTGAGGCGGCACGGGATGTGGTGGCCCGCGGCCTTACGGTGCGCCAGACCGAAGCCCTGGTGCGCAAACTGCAGGCGCCGGAAGTGCCGGGCAAGCCCGAGCCGCAGCCTGATCCGGGTCTCGAGCAGCTGGCCGGTGAACTGTCACAGCGATTTTCGGTTCCGGTATCCATCAGTCGCAATGCTCGCGGTAACGGCAAAATCACGATCGCCTACAGCGGCGAAGCCGAACTTGATGCCATTCTGAAAACCCTTAAATAA
- a CDS encoding ATP synthase subunit I, translating to MGNQRAGAQSRNTRKTVLGVLLIQTIVMLVLSAALLLLKGNVVAYSALLGGLIYIIPNLYIALRTLPHRAGSTAGMVLAQLYVGQIWKMALSVAGFAATFIWVKPLSPFPIFGTFILLQLLGMALLMKSTKQFLKL from the coding sequence ATGGGGAACCAGCGTGCAGGGGCCCAGTCCCGGAATACAAGGAAAACGGTCCTTGGCGTTCTGCTAATTCAAACGATCGTGATGCTGGTACTGTCGGCGGCGCTACTGCTGCTGAAGGGGAACGTGGTGGCGTACTCGGCTCTGCTGGGCGGCCTGATTTACATTATCCCCAACCTGTATATCGCATTGCGTACCTTGCCCCACCGCGCAGGCTCTACCGCTGGAATGGTGCTTGCGCAGCTATATGTCGGCCAAATATGGAAAATGGCGCTGTCAGTCGCGGGGTTCGCCGCGACCTTCATCTGGGTTAAGCCCCTCAGTCCATTTCCCATATTTGGTACTTTCATCTTGCTGCAGCTGCTTGGCATGGCTCTGCTGATGAAGTCCACAAAACAGTTCCTGAAACTTTAA
- the atpB gene encoding F0F1 ATP synthase subunit A, with protein MASGTVTSSEYISHHLTNLTFGNHPEQGWKLAESAGEAAAMGFWAINVDTMLWSVGLGVFFLWFFGKVAKSVTSGVPGGTQNFIETIVEFVDDNVKSIFHYKNAVIAPLALTIFVWVFLMNLMDLVPVDWLPYIAGQMGIHFMKVVPTTDVNATGGMALSVFALIVYYSIKQKGVSGFMKELSFQPLPKIFMPFNLFLEIVGLLAKPVSLALRLFGNMYAGEMIFILIALLPFWIQWLLSVPWAIFHILIITLQAFIFMVLTIVYLAMAHDDH; from the coding sequence ATGGCGAGCGGGACAGTTACATCCTCAGAATACATATCGCACCATCTGACCAACCTTACGTTTGGCAACCATCCTGAACAGGGCTGGAAGCTGGCGGAAAGTGCTGGCGAAGCAGCCGCAATGGGCTTTTGGGCGATCAACGTCGACACCATGCTGTGGTCTGTCGGTCTGGGCGTATTCTTCCTCTGGTTTTTCGGCAAGGTTGCCAAAAGCGTAACCTCCGGTGTGCCGGGCGGTACCCAGAACTTCATCGAGACGATCGTCGAATTTGTCGATGACAACGTCAAGAGCATTTTCCATTACAAAAATGCGGTTATCGCGCCGCTGGCACTGACCATCTTCGTCTGGGTTTTCCTGATGAACCTGATGGATTTGGTGCCGGTTGACTGGCTGCCCTACATCGCCGGCCAGATGGGCATCCACTTCATGAAAGTGGTACCGACCACCGACGTCAATGCTACCGGTGGCATGGCGCTGAGCGTATTTGCCCTGATCGTGTACTACAGCATCAAGCAGAAAGGCGTGAGCGGCTTCATGAAAGAGCTGTCGTTCCAGCCGCTGCCCAAAATTTTCATGCCGTTCAACCTGTTCCTGGAAATCGTGGGCCTGCTGGCCAAGCCGGTATCTCTGGCGCTGCGACTGTTCGGTAACATGTATGCCGGCGAAATGATCTTTATTCTGATCGCACTGCTGCCCTTCTGGATTCAGTGGCTGCTGTCAGTACCCTGGGCGATTTTCCATATCCTGATCATCACCCTGCAGGCATTCATCTTCATGGTACTCACAATCGTGTACCTGGCGATGGCACACGACGATCACTGA
- the atpE gene encoding F0F1 ATP synthase subunit C, protein MAELLYIAAALMLGLGAIGAAIGIGILGGKFLEGAARQPELVPLLRTQFFIVMGLVDAIPMIGVGLGLYVLFAVAG, encoded by the coding sequence ATGGCTGAACTGCTGTATATCGCTGCTGCGTTGATGCTGGGTCTGGGTGCAATCGGTGCTGCGATCGGCATTGGTATCCTGGGTGGCAAGTTCCTGGAAGGTGCTGCTCGTCAGCCGGAACTGGTTCCGCTGCTTCGCACACAGTTCTTCATCGTCATGGGTCTGGTCGACGCGATCCCGATGATCGGTGTAGGTCTGGGTCTGTACGTACTATTCGCTGTTGCCGGCTAA
- a CDS encoding F0F1 ATP synthase subunit B has product MNINLTIIGQAIAFFFFVVFCMKYVWPPITGALAERKKKIAEGLDAADRATRDLHLAQEKATANLRESKLEAAAIIEQANKRASQIVDEAKEQARTEAERVKVAAQAEIEQDVNRAKEALRTQVAALVVAGAERILETSIDEKAHAQLLDKLATEL; this is encoded by the coding sequence GTGAATATCAATCTCACCATCATTGGTCAGGCCATTGCATTCTTCTTCTTCGTCGTATTCTGCATGAAGTATGTGTGGCCACCGATTACCGGTGCCCTGGCAGAGCGCAAGAAAAAGATTGCTGAAGGCCTGGACGCTGCCGACCGCGCTACACGTGATTTGCACCTGGCCCAGGAAAAGGCCACTGCAAATCTGCGTGAAAGCAAGTTGGAAGCAGCCGCCATCATTGAACAAGCCAATAAGCGGGCGAGCCAGATCGTCGATGAAGCCAAAGAGCAGGCACGTACAGAAGCTGAACGTGTCAAGGTAGCCGCTCAGGCCGAGATCGAACAAGACGTCAACCGTGCCAAGGAAGCCCTGCGTACGCAGGTTGCCGCCCTGGTCGTTGCTGGCGCCGAGAGGATTCTGGAAACCTCTATTGACGAGAAAGCCCATGCTCAGCTGCTAGACAAGCTGGCCACCGAGCTTTAA
- a CDS encoding F0F1 ATP synthase subunit delta, whose amino-acid sequence MAELNTVARPYTKAAFEFALAQGSLDAWSDMLTLAASVAQDEQMDRVLSNPALTSKQKAQAMLSVCEDSLNEAGGNFITLLAENRRLALLPEILAQFELLKANQQKSVDIDVTTAFELDEQQQQKLTQAIGAKLGREVKMTAQVDKSILGGVVIRSADLVIDGSVRARLAKLTEAMSS is encoded by the coding sequence ATGGCTGAACTTAATACAGTCGCTCGTCCCTATACAAAAGCAGCGTTTGAATTTGCGCTGGCGCAGGGCAGCCTCGACGCCTGGTCCGACATGCTCACTCTTGCCGCCTCCGTGGCGCAGGATGAGCAGATGGACCGGGTGCTGAGCAACCCCGCACTGACCAGCAAGCAGAAAGCGCAGGCGATGCTCAGTGTCTGTGAAGACAGCCTGAACGAAGCCGGTGGGAATTTCATTACCCTGCTGGCCGAGAATCGCCGTTTGGCTCTGCTGCCGGAAATCCTGGCACAGTTCGAGCTGTTGAAAGCCAATCAGCAAAAGTCCGTCGACATCGACGTGACCACGGCTTTCGAACTGGACGAGCAGCAGCAACAGAAACTGACTCAGGCAATCGGCGCCAAGCTGGGCCGCGAAGTGAAAATGACGGCTCAGGTAGACAAGTCTATCCTGGGCGGCGTTGTTATCCGTAGCGCAGACCTGGTGATCGATGGTTCGGTCCGCGCCCGACTGGCGAAACTGACCGAAGCGATGAGCTCCTGA
- the atpA gene encoding F0F1 ATP synthase subunit alpha yields the protein MQQLNPSEISEILKKRIEKLDVSSEARNEGTIVSVSDGIILIHGLADVMYGEMIEFPGGVYGLALNLERDSVGAVVLGDYQSLVEGMTARCTGRILEVPVGPEMLGRVVDALGNPIDGKGPLETKLTDAIEKVAPGVIDRQSVDQPVQTGLKAIDAMVPIGRGQRELIIGDRQIGKTAIAIDAIINQKGTGIKCIYVAVGQKQSTIANVVRKLEEHGAMDHTIVVAAGASDPAAMQFLAPYAGATMGEYFRDRGEDALIVFDDLTKQAWAYRQISLLLRRPPGREAYPGDVFYLHSRLLERAARVNADYVEKFTNGEVKGQTGSLTALPIIETQGGDVSAFVPTNVISITDGQIFLESSLYNAGIRPAINAGLSVSRVGGAAQTKIIKKLGGGVRLALAQYRELAAFAQFASDLDDVTRGQLEHGQRVTELMKQKQYSPMSVADMGLSLYAANEGFLNDVELNKIGAFESALISYFKSEHADLMAKVNVAGAYNDEISAQFKAGIEKFKSTQTW from the coding sequence ATGCAGCAACTGAATCCATCTGAGATCAGCGAGATTCTCAAGAAGCGCATCGAGAAACTCGATGTGTCTTCTGAAGCCCGCAATGAGGGCACTATCGTCAGCGTGTCCGATGGTATCATCCTGATCCACGGTCTGGCTGATGTCATGTACGGGGAAATGATCGAATTCCCCGGCGGCGTTTACGGTCTGGCACTGAACCTGGAGCGTGACTCCGTCGGTGCTGTTGTACTGGGTGACTACCAGAGTCTGGTAGAGGGCATGACTGCCCGTTGCACCGGTCGCATCCTGGAAGTACCGGTCGGTCCGGAAATGCTTGGTCGCGTTGTAGACGCCCTGGGTAACCCGATCGACGGCAAAGGCCCGCTCGAAACCAAACTGACCGATGCTATCGAAAAGGTTGCACCGGGCGTTATCGACCGTCAGTCGGTAGATCAGCCGGTTCAGACCGGTCTGAAAGCCATTGACGCGATGGTCCCCATCGGCCGTGGCCAGCGTGAGCTGATCATCGGTGACCGTCAGATCGGTAAGACGGCGATCGCCATCGACGCGATCATCAACCAGAAAGGCACTGGCATCAAGTGTATCTACGTTGCGGTCGGACAGAAGCAGTCCACCATCGCCAACGTGGTACGCAAGCTGGAAGAGCACGGCGCGATGGATCACACCATTGTTGTTGCCGCTGGCGCTTCCGATCCTGCTGCCATGCAGTTCCTGGCTCCTTACGCCGGCGCAACCATGGGTGAGTACTTCCGTGACCGCGGCGAAGATGCCCTGATCGTATTTGACGACCTGACCAAGCAGGCCTGGGCGTATCGCCAGATCTCCCTGCTGCTGCGTCGTCCGCCGGGCCGTGAAGCTTACCCCGGTGACGTTTTCTACTTGCACTCCCGCCTGCTGGAACGCGCTGCACGCGTGAACGCCGACTACGTCGAGAAGTTCACCAACGGTGAAGTGAAAGGCCAGACTGGCTCGCTGACGGCTCTGCCGATCATCGAAACCCAGGGCGGCGACGTGTCTGCATTCGTACCGACCAACGTTATCTCCATCACCGATGGTCAGATCTTCCTGGAATCGAGCCTGTACAACGCAGGTATTCGCCCGGCGATCAACGCCGGTCTGTCCGTATCCCGTGTAGGTGGTGCCGCTCAGACCAAGATCATCAAGAAACTGGGTGGCGGTGTGCGTCTGGCACTGGCTCAGTACCGCGAGCTGGCTGCCTTCGCGCAGTTTGCTTCCGACCTGGATGATGTGACCCGTGGTCAGCTGGAACACGGTCAGCGTGTTACCGAGCTGATGAAGCAGAAGCAGTACTCGCCGATGTCGGTTGCCGACATGGGTCTGAGCCTGTACGCCGCGAACGAAGGTTTCCTGAACGACGTTGAGCTGAACAAGATTGGTGCCTTTGAATCGGCCCTGATCTCCTACTTCAAGTCCGAACATGCGGACCTGATGGCTAAGGTTAACGTTGCCGGTGCCTACAACGACGAGATTTCTGCGCAGTTCAAGGCCGGAATCGAGAAGTTCAAGTCAACCCAGACCTGGTAA
- the atpG gene encoding F0F1 ATP synthase subunit gamma has protein sequence MAVGKEIKTQIASIGSTRKITSAMEMVAASKMRKAQDRMQSSRPYARSIRGVIQHLAKSNPEYSHLYMQEREAKRVGYIIVASDRGLCGGLNTNVFKAALKSMKGYHDKGVAIDVCALGAKALSFFKSYGGNVVAAKTHLGDAPVLAELIGSVKVMFDAFAEGKLDRLFVVSNEFVNTMTQKPTVEQVLPLRAEDDEQQLSHHWDYIYEPDAKELLNGLLSRYVESVVYQAVVENNACEQAARMLAMKNATDNAGDLIDELKMVYNKARQAAITQEISEIVSGAAAV, from the coding sequence ATGGCAGTCGGAAAAGAGATAAAGACGCAAATTGCGAGCATCGGCAGTACGCGCAAAATTACTAGCGCCATGGAAATGGTGGCCGCCAGTAAGATGCGCAAGGCTCAGGATCGCATGCAGTCGTCCCGACCGTACGCTCGCAGTATCCGTGGCGTTATTCAGCATCTGGCAAAGTCCAATCCTGAATACTCTCACCTTTACATGCAGGAACGTGAAGCCAAGCGCGTCGGCTACATCATCGTAGCCAGTGACCGCGGTCTTTGCGGCGGCCTGAACACTAACGTGTTCAAGGCAGCCCTCAAAAGCATGAAGGGTTACCACGACAAGGGCGTTGCGATCGATGTCTGTGCGCTGGGCGCAAAGGCGTTGTCCTTCTTCAAGAGCTACGGCGGCAACGTGGTAGCGGCAAAAACGCATCTGGGTGACGCACCTGTACTGGCCGAGCTGATCGGCTCCGTCAAGGTGATGTTCGATGCGTTCGCTGAAGGCAAGCTGGATCGCCTGTTCGTGGTGTCGAACGAATTCGTTAACACCATGACACAGAAACCCACAGTTGAGCAGGTTCTGCCGCTGCGGGCCGAAGACGACGAACAACAGCTGAGCCATCACTGGGATTACATCTACGAACCGGACGCGAAAGAGCTGCTTAACGGCCTGCTCAGTCGTTACGTCGAGTCGGTAGTGTACCAGGCGGTGGTCGAGAACAATGCCTGTGAACAGGCAGCCCGTATGCTGGCGATGAAGAACGCGACAGATAACGCCGGCGACCTGATAGACGAGCTGAAGATGGTTTACAACAAGGCTCGTCAAGCTGCGATTACTCAGGAAATTTCCGAGATCGTCAGCGGCGCCGCTGCGGTTTGA
- the atpD gene encoding F0F1 ATP synthase subunit beta produces the protein MSSGQIVQIIGAVVDVEFPRDSVPKVYDALTVTKVGLTLEVQQQLGDGVVRAIAMGQTEGVSRGLTVENTGAPVSVPVGKATLGRIMDVLGNPIDDAGPIGEEERMPIHRKAPTYAEQAASNELLETGIKVIDLVCPFAKGGKVGLFGGAGVGKTVNMMELIRNIAIEHSGYSVFAGVGERTREGNDFYYEMKESNVLDKVSLVYGQMNEPPGNRLRVALTGLTMAEKFRDEGRDVLLFVDNIYRYTLAGTEVSALLGRMPSAVGYQPTLAEEMGVLQERITSTQTGSITSIQAVYVPADDLTDPSPATTFSHLDATVVLSRQIAELGIYPAVDPLDSTSRQLDPLVIGQEHYDIARQVQNVLQRYKELKDIIAILGMDELSEEDKQVVTRARKIQRFLSQPFFVAEVFTGASGKYVSLKDTIRGFKGILEGEFDSLPEQAFYMVGGIEEAVEKAKNL, from the coding sequence ATGAGTAGCGGACAAATCGTTCAGATTATCGGCGCCGTCGTCGACGTGGAATTCCCGCGTGACAGCGTGCCGAAGGTATATGACGCCCTGACAGTCACCAAAGTCGGCCTGACGCTGGAAGTTCAGCAGCAGCTGGGTGACGGTGTGGTACGCGCCATTGCCATGGGTCAGACCGAAGGCGTAAGCCGTGGTCTGACTGTAGAAAACACCGGTGCGCCGGTTTCCGTACCTGTTGGTAAGGCAACCCTGGGTCGCATCATGGATGTACTCGGCAACCCGATCGATGACGCAGGTCCGATCGGTGAAGAAGAGCGCATGCCGATTCACCGCAAGGCTCCGACTTACGCGGAACAGGCGGCTTCCAACGAACTGCTGGAAACCGGCATCAAGGTTATCGACCTGGTATGCCCGTTTGCTAAAGGCGGCAAGGTTGGTCTGTTTGGTGGTGCTGGTGTGGGCAAGACCGTCAACATGATGGAGCTCATCCGTAACATCGCCATCGAGCACAGCGGTTACTCTGTATTCGCAGGTGTCGGTGAGCGTACCCGTGAAGGTAACGACTTCTACTACGAGATGAAAGAGTCCAACGTACTGGACAAGGTCTCTCTGGTATACGGTCAGATGAACGAGCCGCCGGGTAACCGTCTGCGCGTAGCATTGACCGGCCTGACCATGGCGGAGAAATTCCGTGATGAAGGCCGTGACGTACTGTTGTTCGTCGACAACATCTACCGTTACACCCTGGCGGGCACCGAAGTATCGGCCCTGCTGGGTCGTATGCCTTCCGCGGTAGGTTACCAGCCGACGCTGGCCGAAGAGATGGGCGTTCTGCAGGAACGTATCACTTCGACCCAGACAGGTTCCATCACGTCCATCCAGGCGGTATACGTACCGGCGGATGACTTGACTGACCCGTCTCCGGCAACCACCTTCTCCCACCTTGATGCGACCGTGGTACTGTCCCGTCAGATCGCCGAGCTGGGTATCTACCCGGCTGTGGACCCGCTGGACTCCACGTCCCGTCAGCTGGATCCGCTGGTAATCGGTCAGGAACACTATGACATCGCCCGTCAGGTGCAGAACGTGCTGCAGCGTTACAAGGAACTGAAGGACATCATCGCGATCCTGGGTATGGACGAGCTGTCTGAAGAAGACAAGCAGGTCGTTACCCGTGCGCGTAAGATCCAGCGCTTCCTGTCCCAGCCGTTCTTCGTAGCGGAAGTATTCACCGGTGCATCCGGCAAGTACGTCTCGCTGAAAGACACCATCCGTGGCTTCAAGGGCATTCTGGAAGGCGAGTTCGACTCCCTGCCGGAACAGGCCTTCTACATGGTTGGCGGTATCGAAGAAGCGGTCGAGAAAGCCAAGAACCTGTAA